The proteins below are encoded in one region of Candidatus Lernaella stagnicola:
- a CDS encoding class I SAM-dependent methyltransferase gives MDQQDYEAKRERERAWYTEKPVRRSFAQRVLNHPLIYRQERVEFNYVFPKRQMAQMVRRHRPEPMDRLLIAPCGTGADMAYLGDLSREAHGIDLSPEAVAQCPASMQTRVGDILTSEYPDATFDVVAAPLFFHHLLRFGFDRFLYEFYRVLKPGGGLVILEPSLYYPLNLITRPVKHVFGNPYGEVEDEGPFRPALLERALRRVGFVEIDVRAASFSHPAFYIPLARLVNRLTRSLLGAWPMKYWGWQLVFWAEKPK, from the coding sequence ATGGACCAACAAGATTACGAAGCGAAGCGAGAGCGTGAGAGGGCTTGGTACACCGAGAAGCCCGTTCGGCGGAGCTTTGCGCAGCGCGTGCTGAACCACCCGCTTATCTACCGGCAGGAACGCGTCGAATTCAATTACGTGTTTCCGAAGAGGCAAATGGCACAGATGGTGCGCCGTCACCGCCCGGAGCCGATGGATCGCCTTCTCATCGCCCCCTGCGGCACCGGGGCCGACATGGCTTATCTGGGCGACCTGTCGCGGGAAGCGCACGGGATCGACTTGTCGCCCGAGGCGGTGGCGCAGTGCCCGGCGTCGATGCAGACGCGGGTCGGCGACATTTTGACTTCGGAATATCCCGACGCAACCTTCGACGTGGTGGCCGCGCCGCTGTTTTTCCACCATCTGCTGCGTTTCGGTTTCGACCGCTTCCTCTACGAGTTTTATCGCGTGCTGAAGCCGGGCGGCGGTTTGGTGATTCTCGAGCCGTCGCTTTATTATCCGCTGAATTTGATTACCCGGCCGGTGAAGCACGTGTTCGGCAATCCGTACGGCGAGGTGGAGGACGAGGGCCCGTTCCGCCCGGCGCTTCTCGAGCGCGCATTGCGGCGGGTCGGTTTTGTCGAGATCGACGTGCGGGCGGCGAGTTTCAGCCACCCGGCTTTCTACATTCCTCTGGCGCGCCTGGTGAACCGGTTGACCCGTTCGCTCCTGGGTGCGTGGCCGATGAAATACTGGGGTTGGCAGTTGGTTTTTTGGGCTGAAAAGCCGAAGTGA
- a CDS encoding ferritin family protein → MDVQKLLATIKTMPLGEVYAFAIERERDAQTFYQEAAEVVTNPGARTLLADLYEEEVDHERILTEAREGGQVELVGKPRGFVELGLAEMMPDVKVLPQSTVQDILIRAIKKEAFAVEFYKAATAQTDDETAKKLFARLVEEETQHKAMLETWYDDHILRDN, encoded by the coding sequence ATGGACGTTCAAAAGCTACTCGCCACGATCAAAACGATGCCGCTGGGCGAGGTGTACGCCTTCGCGATCGAACGCGAACGCGACGCGCAAACGTTTTACCAAGAAGCCGCGGAAGTCGTGACCAATCCCGGCGCTAGGACCCTGCTGGCCGACCTGTACGAAGAGGAAGTCGACCACGAACGCATCCTGACCGAAGCGCGCGAGGGCGGGCAGGTCGAACTCGTCGGCAAGCCACGGGGCTTCGTCGAACTGGGACTGGCCGAGATGATGCCGGATGTGAAAGTGCTGCCGCAAAGCACGGTGCAGGACATCCTGATTCGGGCCATCAAGAAAGAGGCGTTTGCCGTCGAGTTTTACAAGGCCGCCACCGCACAGACCGACGACGAGACGGCCAAGAAGCTTTTCGCGCGCCTCGTTGAGGAAGAGACCCAACACAAGGCGATGCTCGAAACCTGGTACGACGACCATATTCTGCGGGACAACTAA
- a CDS encoding ferritin family protein codes for MPKLYAGLTVIEILGLAIKKEADAARFYRHVADHIPNPIIKSRFLALAKDERQHKGLLLAEYKRLTGGDHAPTPPKDFPKDKNYDFGKFSIEQALKFAIAAERDAQKMYAAAAKGSTDPRGKQFLDYLVEFEKGHERQLRQELDFYKKAPLWFEEVDDLIHMGP; via the coding sequence ATGCCGAAGTTGTACGCCGGACTCACCGTAATCGAAATTCTGGGCCTGGCCATCAAAAAAGAGGCCGATGCCGCGCGGTTTTATCGCCACGTCGCCGACCACATTCCCAACCCGATCATCAAGAGCCGCTTTTTGGCGCTGGCCAAGGATGAGCGCCAACACAAGGGGTTGCTGCTGGCCGAGTACAAACGGCTGACCGGCGGGGATCACGCGCCGACGCCTCCTAAGGATTTTCCCAAAGACAAGAATTACGACTTCGGCAAGTTCAGCATCGAGCAGGCGTTGAAATTCGCCATCGCGGCGGAACGAGACGCGCAGAAGATGTACGCCGCCGCCGCCAAGGGGAGCACGGATCCGCGCGGCAAGCAGTTTTTGGACTACCTCGTTGAATTCGAAAAAGGACACGAGCGTCAACTGCGTCAGGAACTCGATTTCTATAAGAAGGCACCGCTTTGGTTCGAAGAGGTCGACGATTTGATCCATATGGGTCCATGA
- a CDS encoding MBL fold metallo-hydrolase translates to ALVAYDEVVSRFGEAEATELLEPVAMALFNKGVLFKAQERFDEALAACDEVVSRFGEAEATELLVQVAKALFNKGVLLEAQERFEDALAAYDAVVSRFGKAEATELLELVGRSAVQSVFSCVESKNFAAAVERADRFNENDRIFKNLPEKIRGLLLLAKAYALGKQNDQEAAKVVIDKVKEIVGDDEQSAQWAAAILGEAYGILDTIPRIITPEKQKSFKTQMQKQQGRSKEFLSAKSSFAENDRCIFFDLRQWNSFTPTVPDMHEIDLGGGYYIWFQGQGIVIDPGHDYISNFGKMGGRIHDIHHIVITHAHNDHTQDFESLLGLFFQYNRECLRQDKPVKKIHVYLSHGAERKFCGFLPLRDSSYIGQVEVLNPGDGCGEPRRIKLFGLPEAELVVLPAYHDDVITSDLAVGVAFNFQIGETTKRVVFTGDTGLFPPARKKNGEISRDKNGDPILQHGPEAEHAIYRRYPQEFQRPDMLVPHIGSIKTEYEFEDFDYEQLTAEDSKRRLLFYPNHLGIRGLLMMLEHMKPRVAIVSEIGEELKDFRYDLAEDVEKIMRERTWYEESPVDVYMGDLTVIYDIGKDMFFCHETTQFEKRKNVIVRPVTENEHAPYYCPNLTRGYFFLRTDGDPTDIEEKVDLFGARTKHHKIVEILFSKRP, encoded by the coding sequence GGAGTTGTTGGTTCAGGTCGCGAAGGCGTTGTTCAACAAAGGCGTATTGCTCGAGGCACAGGAACGTTTCGAGGATGCGCTGGCCGCGTACGATGCAGTCGTGTCGCGCTTTGGGAAGGCCGAGGCCACGGAGTTGTTGGAACTGGTCGGCCGATCTGCTGTTCAATCTGTGTTTTCATGTGTGGAATCAAAGAATTTCGCTGCTGCAGTAGAGAGAGCGGATCGATTTAATGAAAACGATAGAATATTTAAGAATCTACCCGAAAAAATCCGGGGACTTCTGCTACTCGCGAAGGCCTATGCGTTAGGAAAGCAAAACGACCAAGAGGCGGCAAAAGTTGTTATCGACAAGGTCAAGGAGATTGTAGGCGACGATGAGCAATCCGCCCAGTGGGCGGCGGCGATTCTTGGGGAAGCATACGGAATTCTTGACACGATTCCGCGAATTATCACGCCGGAAAAGCAAAAAAGTTTTAAAACCCAAATGCAAAAGCAGCAGGGAAGATCTAAGGAATTTTTATCGGCAAAGAGCAGTTTCGCAGAAAACGACCGTTGCATCTTTTTCGATCTGCGTCAGTGGAACTCATTTACGCCAACCGTTCCCGACATGCACGAAATCGACCTCGGGGGCGGCTATTACATTTGGTTTCAGGGTCAAGGCATCGTGATTGATCCGGGCCACGATTACATCAGCAATTTCGGCAAAATGGGCGGCCGCATTCACGACATTCATCACATTGTGATTACCCACGCTCATAACGATCATACGCAGGATTTCGAGTCCTTGCTTGGGCTGTTTTTCCAATATAATAGGGAATGCCTCAGACAGGATAAGCCGGTCAAGAAGATACACGTCTATCTGAGCCATGGCGCGGAGCGAAAGTTCTGCGGCTTTCTCCCCTTGCGTGATAGCTCGTACATCGGTCAGGTGGAAGTGTTGAATCCGGGAGATGGATGCGGCGAACCAAGGCGGATCAAACTATTCGGCTTACCGGAGGCCGAACTCGTTGTACTTCCAGCTTACCACGACGACGTTATCACCAGCGATCTAGCCGTTGGCGTTGCTTTCAATTTTCAGATTGGCGAAACAACAAAACGCGTCGTGTTTACCGGTGATACGGGGCTTTTCCCGCCGGCGAGGAAAAAAAACGGCGAGATAAGTCGCGATAAAAACGGCGATCCCATTCTTCAGCATGGTCCGGAAGCGGAGCACGCAATATATCGTCGTTATCCCCAAGAGTTTCAACGGCCGGATATGCTCGTGCCGCACATTGGCTCGATCAAGACGGAATACGAGTTTGAAGATTTCGACTACGAGCAGTTGACTGCAGAAGATAGCAAACGAAGGCTGCTTTTCTATCCAAATCATTTGGGAATACGCGGCCTGTTGATGATGCTCGAACATATGAAACCGCGCGTGGCAATTGTCAGCGAGATCGGCGAGGAATTGAAAGATTTCAGATACGATTTGGCCGAGGATGTGGAAAAGATCATGCGCGAGCGAACTTGGTACGAAGAAAGCCCGGTCGATGTATACATGGGCGACCTCACGGTCATTTACGACATTGGCAAAGATATGTTTTTCTGCCACGAAACAACGCAATTCGAGAAAAGGAAAAATGTTATTGTTAGGCCGGTTACTGAAAACGAACACGCACCCTATTATTGCCCAAATTTAACGAGAGGGTATTTCTTTTTGAGAACAGATGGAGACCCAACAGACATAGAAGAGAAGGTTGATTTGTTTGGCGCGAGAACAAAGCATCATAAAATCGTGGAGATCTTATTTAGCAAGAGGCCGTGA
- a CDS encoding protein-export chaperone SecB, translated as MKQEPLWRVVILKKIHLAELSGHTTWDEQSLPEDPPQLKLDIQPKVLRHVKEHELEIFITFTIKPIDENLDVFAISATYRLVYTYPDDYDPKKKEIDDFANHNAPFNVWPFWRELFHSITGRMDIPFPPLPLYRVPVGDEGVGKKKTKATTTKRIASPGRSKKKVVKKSPKKSSK; from the coding sequence ATGAAACAAGAACCGTTATGGCGCGTCGTTATTCTCAAGAAAATCCACTTAGCTGAATTGTCCGGCCACACGACCTGGGATGAACAGTCGCTGCCGGAGGATCCGCCGCAACTGAAGCTCGACATTCAGCCGAAGGTGCTACGCCACGTAAAAGAACATGAATTGGAAATCTTTATTACGTTCACCATCAAACCGATCGATGAAAATCTCGACGTTTTCGCAATCTCGGCCACGTATCGACTGGTTTACACGTATCCCGACGATTACGACCCGAAAAAGAAAGAAATCGACGATTTCGCGAACCACAACGCGCCCTTCAACGTTTGGCCTTTTTGGCGCGAATTGTTTCATTCAATTACCGGGCGGATGGATATTCCCTTCCCTCCATTGCCCTTATATCGCGTGCCTGTCGGCGACGAAGGCGTCGGCAAAAAGAAAACCAAGGCGACAACAACGAAGCGAATTGCCTCGCCGGGTCGTTCAAAGAAAAAGGTCGTGAAGAAAAGCCCGAAGAAAAGTTCAAAATAG
- a CDS encoding rubrerythrin family protein — translation MGEKTQAGLKKAFQGEAEAHFRNLAFAGQAEKDGYPQIAHMFRAIAEAEAVHCRNALRLRGIVKDTESNLQAAFEHELAAKNEHYPQLIKVAEEEGERPAALIFSRTKDVEELHASIYKKALDHLMEERETEYYVCSVCGWIADSQIPDECPICQAPPEKFDEVK, via the coding sequence ATGGGAGAGAAAACGCAAGCCGGATTGAAAAAAGCGTTCCAGGGTGAGGCAGAAGCTCACTTTCGTAATCTGGCGTTCGCCGGGCAGGCGGAAAAAGACGGTTACCCGCAGATCGCGCACATGTTCCGCGCCATCGCCGAGGCCGAAGCGGTCCACTGCCGCAACGCCCTGCGCCTGCGCGGCATCGTCAAAGATACCGAATCCAACCTGCAGGCCGCTTTCGAACACGAATTGGCCGCGAAAAACGAGCACTATCCCCAACTGATCAAGGTCGCCGAGGAAGAAGGCGAGCGCCCCGCCGCGCTGATTTTCTCCCGCACGAAAGACGTCGAGGAACTCCACGCGAGCATTTATAAGAAGGCCCTCGACCATCTGATGGAAGAACGCGAGACGGAGTATTATGTTTGCAGCGTATGCGGTTGGATCGCCGACAGCCAGATTCCGGACGAGTGTCCGATCTGCCAGGCACCGCCGGAAAAATTTGACGAGGTAAAATAA
- a CDS encoding ferritin family protein translates to MKFSAVEICKIGVEVERNGYRFYTMAQKKTDSEDLAKLFGELAQAEQMHERTYKQILERLELAEGGEEDCCFDQEYSTYLQALANSRVFTAQRTVEKVLEGIESPEDLVFTAMGFEKDAILWLSEMRNWVEETEKPIIDEFIAYEKEHLSFLQRVLATLDKK, encoded by the coding sequence ATGAAATTCAGCGCGGTGGAAATCTGTAAAATCGGGGTCGAGGTCGAGCGCAACGGGTATCGCTTCTATACGATGGCTCAGAAGAAAACGGATTCGGAAGACCTTGCCAAGTTGTTCGGCGAACTGGCCCAAGCCGAGCAGATGCACGAACGCACGTACAAGCAAATTCTCGAACGACTCGAGCTCGCCGAGGGAGGCGAGGAAGATTGCTGCTTCGACCAAGAATACTCGACCTACCTGCAGGCGCTGGCCAACAGCCGGGTCTTCACGGCTCAGCGCACAGTGGAAAAAGTGCTGGAGGGCATCGAATCGCCGGAGGATCTCGTTTTCACGGCCATGGGGTTTGAGAAGGACGCCATCTTGTGGCTTTCGGAAATGCGCAATTGGGTGGAAGAGACCGAGAAGCCGATCATCGACGAGTTCATCGCATACGAGAAGGAACATTTGTCGTTCCTGCAACGAGTGCTGGCCACGCTGGATAAAAAATAG
- a CDS encoding alkaline phosphatase family protein, whose translation MKKMVVIGLDCAAPRLVFDQFKDIMPHTWSIISRGIHGPLRSTDPPITVPAWTSMMSSKDAGQLGVYGFRNRADYSYKGLYFANNDAIKVKRVWNYLSRKRINSFILGVPQTYPPKPLRGTLVASFLTPSKDVQWTYPPEAAAQIDAWAGGDYIIDVKNFRTDNKDSLLEQLYEMTKRRFQVFGEAIRQDEHEFYMMVEMGVDRIHHAFWRYHDPEHRLYEPNHKYEHAIRDYYKYLDDRIGELLEVISEDTAILIVSDHGAKGMHGAICVNEWLIQKGYLTLLTTPESPQRLKMDMIDWSKTKVWGEGGYYSRVFFNVQGREPEGIIPPEEYDAFRDEVQRELEAIEDENGVNIDTKVLRPEQIYREVKNIAPDLIVYFGDLNWRSAAQVGTGQVHIFENDTGPDDANHDYNGIISLTLPEGKAQEAEQYSIYDVAPTILEYFGLDIPEDMIGKSIL comes from the coding sequence ATGAAAAAAATGGTTGTCATCGGTTTGGACTGCGCGGCGCCTCGGTTGGTGTTCGACCAGTTCAAGGACATCATGCCCCACACGTGGAGCATCATCAGCCGCGGGATTCACGGGCCGCTGCGCAGCACCGATCCGCCGATCACCGTGCCGGCCTGGACGTCGATGATGTCCAGCAAGGACGCGGGCCAGCTCGGCGTGTACGGTTTTCGCAACCGGGCCGATTACTCCTACAAAGGGCTGTATTTCGCCAACAACGACGCAATCAAGGTAAAGCGCGTCTGGAATTATCTGTCACGCAAGCGGATCAATTCGTTCATTCTGGGCGTGCCGCAAACCTACCCGCCCAAACCGTTGCGCGGCACGCTGGTGGCGAGCTTTCTCACGCCGTCCAAGGATGTGCAGTGGACCTACCCGCCTGAGGCGGCGGCGCAAATCGACGCGTGGGCGGGTGGCGACTACATCATCGACGTGAAGAATTTCCGCACCGACAACAAGGATTCGCTGCTGGAGCAGTTGTATGAAATGACCAAGCGTCGTTTCCAAGTGTTCGGCGAGGCGATTCGGCAGGACGAGCACGAATTCTACATGATGGTCGAGATGGGCGTGGACCGCATCCATCACGCGTTCTGGCGCTATCACGATCCGGAACACCGCTTGTATGAGCCGAACCACAAGTACGAACACGCGATTCGCGACTACTACAAGTATCTCGACGACCGCATCGGCGAGTTGCTGGAAGTGATCTCCGAGGACACGGCGATCCTGATCGTCTCCGACCACGGCGCCAAGGGCATGCACGGCGCGATCTGCGTCAACGAGTGGCTGATCCAGAAGGGGTACCTCACGTTGCTGACCACCCCGGAGTCACCGCAGCGCCTGAAGATGGACATGATCGACTGGTCCAAAACCAAGGTGTGGGGCGAAGGCGGCTATTACAGCCGCGTGTTCTTCAACGTGCAGGGTCGCGAGCCTGAGGGCATCATTCCGCCCGAGGAATACGACGCCTTCCGCGACGAAGTACAGCGCGAGCTCGAGGCGATCGAGGACGAGAACGGCGTCAACATCGACACCAAGGTGTTGCGGCCGGAGCAGATCTACCGCGAGGTGAAAAACATCGCGCCGGATTTGATCGTCTACTTCGGCGACCTGAACTGGCGCAGCGCGGCGCAGGTCGGCACGGGTCAGGTGCACATTTTCGAGAACGACACCGGGCCCGACGACGCCAACCACGATTACAACGGTATCATCTCGCTGACCCTACCCGAGGGGAAGGCGCAGGAAGCGGAACAGTACTCGATTTACGATGTCGCGCCGACGATTCTCGAATACTTCGGTCTCGACATTCCCGAAGACATGATTGGCAAAAGCATTCTATAG
- a CDS encoding type II toxin-antitoxin system RelE/ParE family toxin gives MSRQEAKLVAKGKQLNVEYVPSENGRYLAWEFMEELRNSKDGERHAATLDRLFQRLADFGVIENRQKFKKVQGAFWEFKKFQCRVLGFFGGRSGRRRFWLTNACKKKQGKIRPEEIKRAERIRDAWLSG, from the coding sequence GTGTCAAGGCAAGAAGCTAAACTTGTTGCGAAAGGCAAACAACTGAATGTGGAATATGTCCCGAGCGAAAACGGGCGGTACCTCGCTTGGGAATTCATGGAGGAATTGCGAAATAGCAAAGACGGCGAGCGGCACGCGGCGACGTTGGATCGGTTGTTTCAGCGTTTAGCCGACTTTGGGGTTATTGAAAATCGACAGAAATTCAAAAAGGTCCAGGGAGCGTTTTGGGAGTTCAAGAAATTCCAATGTCGTGTACTTGGATTCTTTGGGGGCAGAAGCGGTAGACGCCGCTTCTGGCTGACAAACGCCTGCAAGAAAAAACAGGGGAAGATACGGCCCGAAGAGATAAAACGCGCAGAAAGAATACGAGACGCTTGGTTGAGCGGTTAG
- the sat gene encoding sulfate adenylyltransferase produces MIEPHGGKLVNLFVEGTERDALLQKAAGLEKIRVNERELADIEMLSCGAMSPLEGFMTQADYQSVVENMRLASGFVWPLPITMAVKPGDERTFEVGQQVSLVDENDRVLAVMDIEDIYQPDKMHEAKKVYLTDDPAHPSVAYLQAYGDTYLGGKIQAVDEVEHAEFHEYRLKPAETRQLFADKGWKTVVAFQTRNPIHRAHEYLQKCALEQTDGLLIHPLMGATKKGDIPGDVRFACYNALTEGYYNMDRVAITIFPAAMRYGGPREAIFHALVRKNYGCTHLIVGRDHAGVGSYYGTYDAQNIFSEFTPEEIGLTPMMYEHSFFCTECGNMASSKTCPHGNDAHVFLSGTKVREMLAQGQRPPAEFTRPEVADILMKFYQSEQDF; encoded by the coding sequence ATGATCGAACCACACGGCGGAAAACTCGTCAATCTATTCGTGGAAGGCACCGAACGCGACGCGCTGCTGCAAAAGGCCGCAGGCCTCGAGAAAATCCGTGTCAACGAACGTGAACTGGCTGATATCGAAATGCTTTCCTGCGGCGCGATGAGCCCGCTGGAAGGATTCATGACTCAGGCGGACTATCAATCCGTGGTCGAAAACATGCGCCTGGCCAGCGGCTTTGTGTGGCCGCTGCCGATCACGATGGCCGTCAAACCCGGCGACGAGCGCACCTTCGAGGTGGGCCAGCAGGTCTCCCTGGTGGACGAAAACGACCGCGTGCTGGCCGTGATGGACATCGAGGACATCTACCAGCCCGACAAGATGCACGAAGCGAAGAAGGTCTACTTGACCGACGATCCTGCCCACCCCTCGGTGGCCTATCTGCAAGCTTATGGCGACACCTACCTGGGCGGCAAAATCCAAGCCGTGGACGAGGTGGAGCACGCGGAGTTTCACGAATACCGGCTCAAACCGGCCGAAACCCGTCAGCTTTTCGCGGATAAGGGCTGGAAGACGGTGGTGGCGTTCCAGACGCGCAACCCGATCCATCGCGCCCACGAGTACCTGCAGAAATGCGCGCTGGAGCAGACCGACGGCCTGCTGATTCACCCGCTGATGGGCGCCACGAAAAAGGGCGACATTCCCGGCGACGTGCGTTTCGCTTGTTACAACGCCCTGACCGAGGGCTACTACAACATGGATCGCGTGGCGATTACGATTTTCCCGGCGGCGATGCGTTACGGCGGCCCGCGGGAGGCGATCTTCCACGCGTTGGTACGCAAGAACTACGGCTGCACGCACTTGATCGTCGGCCGCGACCACGCCGGCGTGGGCTCCTACTACGGCACCTACGACGCGCAGAACATCTTCTCGGAATTCACGCCGGAAGAAATCGGCCTGACGCCGATGATGTACGAGCACTCCTTCTTCTGCACCGAATGCGGCAACATGGCCAGCAGTAAGACCTGCCCGCACGGCAACGATGCCCATGTGTTCTTATCCGGCACGAAGGTTCGCGAGATGCTGGCGCAGGGTCAGCGTCCGCCCGCGGAGTTTACCCGCCCGGAAGTGGCGGATATTTTGATGAAATTCTACCAAAGCGAACAGGACTTCTAG
- a CDS encoding ferritin family protein: MGGQTIDARRVLIEAVHREQSAHELYALLADTIPNREGAKTFAALAKDEADHRRLLEAWWRQRYADPFPFDSALVASREVTVDNRTGALEALAIALEYEEKAARSYEALAAATDNSELRRLCTDIAAQEWGHFETLEAEINALTGDFYWYDVGRAGHVED; encoded by the coding sequence GTGGGTGGCCAAACAATCGACGCTCGGCGGGTGTTGATCGAAGCCGTACACCGCGAGCAATCGGCGCACGAACTGTATGCGCTCCTGGCTGATACGATTCCCAACCGTGAAGGCGCGAAAACCTTCGCCGCACTGGCCAAGGACGAGGCCGATCACCGCCGACTGCTCGAAGCGTGGTGGCGGCAGCGCTACGCCGATCCCTTCCCCTTCGATTCCGCGCTGGTCGCCTCGCGTGAGGTGACGGTCGATAATCGCACCGGCGCGCTGGAGGCGCTGGCGATCGCGCTGGAATACGAGGAAAAAGCGGCCCGTTCGTACGAAGCATTGGCGGCGGCCACCGACAACTCCGAACTGCGTCGCCTATGTACGGATATTGCAGCCCAGGAGTGGGGACATTTCGAAACGCTGGAAGCTGAAATCAACGCACTGACCGGCGATTTCTACTGGTATGATGTGGGACGCGCCGGTCACGTCGAAGACTGA
- a CDS encoding XRE family transcriptional regulator: protein MARESEIEIRMKDPDYAKLYFEEGLVIDVLEEICALMKKKNISRAELAGRLNTTRANVTQMLNGRNVQLRTLAGVVYALEGDIQIRVKERRATPVGDHNPMGEIVQLQHWAAGPSRMEVFVHCQPEPNRGEAGDFESRKVAG from the coding sequence ATGGCGCGTGAATCCGAAATTGAAATAAGGATGAAAGATCCTGATTACGCCAAACTTTACTTCGAGGAGGGGCTCGTCATTGACGTGCTGGAAGAGATTTGCGCCTTGATGAAGAAAAAAAACATCTCCCGTGCCGAATTGGCCGGGCGCCTCAACACGACCCGCGCGAATGTGACGCAAATGCTCAACGGTCGGAATGTTCAGTTGCGAACTCTCGCCGGGGTCGTATACGCCCTTGAAGGAGACATCCAAATCCGAGTCAAGGAACGCCGGGCAACTCCCGTAGGCGATCACAACCCAATGGGAGAAATCGTTCAGCTTCAACATTGGGCGGCGGGGCCTTCGCGGATGGAAGTTTTCGTACATTGTCAACCGGAACCGAATCGAGGCGAGGCCGGCGATTTCGAGAGTCGAAAGGTCGCGGGATGA
- the cysC gene encoding adenylyl-sulfate kinase → MKKGFTLWFTGLSGSGKSTLAEMVEETLLERGMNVEVLDGDVVRTNLSKGLGFSKEDRDINIRRIGFVCNLLTRNGAVAIAAAISPYQNIRDENRKLVGRFVEVYVECDLDTLVDRDVKGLYKKALSGEIKNFTGVSDPYEAPSNPEVVVNSNTQTPQESHDKIIRTLELMAYVPSEDGAEYDADQEAEIKKRLKDLGYI, encoded by the coding sequence ATGAAGAAAGGTTTCACCCTGTGGTTCACGGGCCTATCGGGCTCGGGCAAGTCGACGCTGGCCGAAATGGTCGAAGAGACGCTGCTGGAACGCGGCATGAACGTTGAAGTGCTCGACGGCGATGTCGTGCGCACCAACCTGTCCAAGGGCCTGGGCTTCTCGAAAGAAGACCGTGACATCAACATCCGCCGCATCGGTTTCGTGTGCAACCTGCTGACGCGCAACGGCGCCGTGGCCATCGCGGCGGCCATCAGCCCCTATCAGAATATTCGCGACGAGAACCGCAAGCTCGTCGGCCGCTTCGTGGAAGTGTACGTCGAATGCGACCTGGACACCTTGGTCGATCGCGACGTGAAAGGCCTCTACAAAAAAGCGCTGTCGGGCGAAATCAAGAACTTCACCGGCGTGAGCGATCCGTACGAAGCCCCGTCAAATCCGGAAGTCGTCGTCAACAGCAATACCCAAACGCCGCAGGAATCGCACGACAAAATCATCCGCACGCTGGAACTGATGGCCTACGTCCCGTCTGAAGACGGCGCCGAATACGACGCGGATCAAGAAGCGGAAATCAAAAAGCGACTCAAAGATCTCGGCTACATCTAA